Part of the Phycisphaerae bacterium genome, TGCGGTGCCCGCCGTGGGTGCGATCATTCTGCCGGAGGACGACGTTACTTACCGGAGCAGCACTCGCTACAACAACACGAATGTCTTCGGGTTGTTTACCAAGGGTGGCGGAACCACTGACCGTGCGTACGTGGAATTTCTCTTGGACGTGACACCGGTAACGTCGGCTACACTCAAACTCTACAACTATTGGGGTGCCCCGCAGGGCAAGACAGTGAACTGCGATGTCCGGATTCGCGCGATCAGCGAGAATGAAGCTGGATATGTCCAGTGGACCGATACCGCAGGTCCGGCGCCGTCGGGCACATCCCACGAGAGTTGGACGATTGTGGCGGATCTTTTCAATGTGAACAGCACCCCGGCTTGGTATACCTTTGACATTACGTCTTTGTACAACGCCAATCTGGGTAAGAGGGTCACGTTCAGCATCCGCGCCGTTACCACCTACGGAACTGCAGACGGCCCCATATTTGAGGACAAGGAAAACACTGGCTTGTCCGGAAACCCTCCTCAGATCGACTGGGTCCCAGAGCCGGCCGGTCTGATGCTGCTCGCGGTGGGCTCGTTGTTGCTGGTAC contains:
- a CDS encoding DNRLRE domain-containing protein — its product is MRKVSTGLCVAMFVTCAVPAVGAIILPEDDVTYRSSTRYNNTNVFGLFTKGGGTTDRAYVEFLLDVTPVTSATLKLYNYWGAPQGKTVNCDVRIRAISENEAGYVQWTDTAGPAPSGTSHESWTIVADLFNVNSTPAWYTFDITSLYNANLGKRVTFSIRAVTTYGTADGPIFEDKENTGLSGNPPQIDWVPEPAGLMLLAVGSLLLVRRRR